A window of Sphingobium herbicidovorans contains these coding sequences:
- the rpsM gene encoding 30S ribosomal protein S13 codes for MARIAGVNIPTNKRVIIALTYIHGIGRKTAVDIATKLGIDQSRRVQDLSDAEVLQIREAIDADLTVEGDLRRETAMNIKRLMDLACYRGLRHRKGLPVRGQRTHTNARTRKGKAKPIAGKKK; via the coding sequence ATGGCACGTATTGCGGGTGTTAACATCCCGACCAACAAGCGCGTAATCATCGCGCTCACCTACATCCACGGCATCGGCCGCAAGACCGCCGTCGACATCGCCACGAAGCTGGGCATCGACCAGAGCCGCCGCGTTCAGGACCTGTCGGACGCCGAAGTCCTGCAGATCCGCGAAGCCATCGACGCCGACCTCACCGTTGAAGGTGACCTGCGCCGTGAAACCGCGATGAACATCAAGCGCCTGATGGATCTGGCCTGCTATCGCGGCCTGCGTCATCGCAAGGGCCTGCCGGTCCGCGGTCAGCGCACGCATACCAATGCGCGCACCCGCAAGGGCAAGGCCAAGCCGATCGCCGGCAAGAAGAAGTAA
- the rpsK gene encoding 30S ribosomal protein S11: MAREPQRIKRRERKNISAGVAHVNASFNNTMVTITDAQGNAISWSSAGMMGFKGSRKSTPYAAQVCAEDAGRKAAEHGVRTLEVEVKGPGSGRESALRALQAVGFHITSIRDVTPIPHNGVRPSKRRRV; this comes from the coding sequence ATGGCACGCGAACCCCAGCGCATCAAGCGGCGCGAGCGCAAGAACATCTCGGCCGGCGTCGCGCACGTCAACGCCAGCTTCAACAACACCATGGTCACCATCACCGACGCCCAGGGCAATGCGATCAGCTGGTCCTCGGCAGGCATGATGGGCTTCAAGGGCAGCCGCAAATCGACCCCGTACGCCGCGCAGGTTTGCGCCGAGGACGCGGGCCGCAAAGCCGCCGAGCATGGCGTGCGCACGCTGGAAGTCGAAGTGAAGGGCCCCGGTTCGGGCCGTGAATCGGCCCTGCGCGCTCTGCAGGCCGTCGGCTTCCACATCACTTCTATCCGCGACGTGACGCCGATCCCGCACAATGGCGTGCGTCCTTCCAAGCGTCGCCGCGTCTAA
- a CDS encoding DNA-directed RNA polymerase subunit alpha, with translation MTVNMKNWQELKKPNSLEIKAAGDGKRKATFVAEPLERGFGLTLGNALRRVLLSSLQGAAVTSIKIENVLHEFSSLAGVREDVTDIVLNIKQVALRMEGDGPRRLQLSATGPGEVRAGDITTVGDIEVMNPELVICHLDQGATLNMELTADVGKGYVPAVANRPADAPIGLIPIDALYSPVRQVAYKVDNTRVGQELDYDKLSLTVETDGTVTPEDAVAYAARILQDQLQLFVHFEDALPVAAPAAGASASAASEGESDTNQINRYLLKKVDELELSVRSANCLKNDNIIYIGDLVQKTEAEMLRTPNFGRKSLNEIKEVLSSMGLRLGMDIPGWPPENIEEMAKKLEQELLG, from the coding sequence ATGACTGTCAACATGAAGAACTGGCAGGAATTGAAGAAGCCCAACAGCCTTGAGATCAAGGCCGCGGGCGACGGCAAGCGCAAGGCGACCTTCGTCGCCGAGCCGCTGGAGCGCGGCTTTGGCCTGACGCTTGGCAACGCGCTGCGCCGGGTTCTTCTGTCCTCGCTCCAGGGCGCGGCGGTCACCTCGATCAAGATCGAGAACGTCCTGCATGAATTCTCGTCGCTGGCCGGCGTGCGTGAAGATGTCACGGACATCGTCCTCAACATCAAGCAGGTCGCGCTGCGCATGGAAGGCGACGGACCCCGCCGCCTGCAACTGTCCGCGACCGGGCCCGGCGAAGTCCGCGCTGGCGACATCACGACCGTTGGCGACATCGAAGTGATGAACCCCGAACTGGTGATCTGTCACCTGGACCAGGGCGCGACGCTGAACATGGAACTGACCGCTGACGTCGGCAAGGGCTATGTCCCCGCCGTCGCCAACCGTCCGGCCGATGCGCCGATCGGCCTGATCCCGATCGACGCGCTTTACTCGCCGGTCCGTCAGGTCGCCTACAAGGTGGACAACACCCGCGTCGGCCAGGAACTGGACTATGACAAGCTGTCGCTGACCGTCGAAACCGACGGCACCGTCACGCCGGAAGACGCGGTGGCCTATGCCGCCCGTATCCTGCAGGACCAGCTCCAGCTGTTCGTCCACTTCGAAGACGCGCTGCCCGTCGCCGCTCCGGCCGCTGGCGCATCTGCCTCGGCCGCTTCGGAAGGCGAAAGCGACACCAACCAGATCAACCGCTACCTGCTCAAGAAGGTGGACGAACTGGAACTGTCGGTCCGCAGCGCAAACTGCCTCAAGAACGACAACATCATCTATATCGGCGATCTGGTCCAGAAGACCGAAGCCGAGATGCTGCGCACCCCCAATTTCGGTCGCAAGTCGCTGAACGAAATCAAGGAAGTGCTGTCGTCCATGGGCCTGCGCCTGGGCATGGACATCCCCGGCTGGCCGCCGGAAAATATCGAGGAAATGGCCAAGAAGCTCGAACAGGAGCTGCTGGGCTGA
- the rplQ gene encoding 50S ribosomal protein L17, whose protein sequence is MRHKIGHRKLQRSTGHRNSLLRNLAASLIKHEQIQTTTPKAKELRPYVEKLITLAKKGGLSNRRLAHARLQDDTQLTKLFEVLAERYKDRNGGYTRVIKAGFRASDAAPIAIIELVDRDVDAKGQDSGPVQNADADELEAA, encoded by the coding sequence ATGCGTCACAAGATCGGTCATCGTAAGCTGCAGCGCAGCACCGGGCATCGTAACTCGCTGCTCCGCAACCTCGCAGCCTCGCTCATCAAGCATGAGCAGATCCAGACCACCACGCCCAAGGCGAAGGAACTGCGTCCCTACGTCGAAAAGCTGATCACCCTCGCCAAGAAGGGTGGCCTGTCGAACCGTCGTCTGGCCCATGCCCGTCTTCAGGACGACACGCAGCTGACCAAGCTGTTCGAAGTTCTGGCCGAGCGTTACAAGGATCGCAACGGCGGCTACACCCGCGTCATCAAGGCCGGTTTCCGCGCTTCGGACGCAGCGCCGATCGCGATCATCGAACTGGTCGATCGCGACGTCGATGCGAAGGGCCAGGATTCGGGCCCGGTGCAGAACGCCGATGCGGACGAGCTGGAAGCAGCCTGA
- a CDS encoding prolyl oligopeptidase family serine peptidase — protein sequence MRAFQLLLAALILLAATPAALAGPDAGGIRHDAPAALRYPDARRLDLIDERFGIKVADPYRWLENDIRTDSNVRDWVDRQNALTRRTIDRLPGRTILRKRMEALLGQGRFTLPRKAGNRYFYGYNSGLERHTPLYVREGLSGTQRLLLDPNSWAEDGGVALAEWAPSPDGRRLLYAVQVAGSDWRTLKILDVDSGRVLDDRVDWVKFSQLAWDGRGEGFFYARFPDPQDGEAFRSATLGQQIFYHRLGQHQAQDQLVHATPKRPRLGHMAQVTSDGRWLLVSSFEGADPRRELRVAELTGGRLKLRMLVRGISNDWRLIGSRGSMLYFITDLGAPNLRVVAIDARNRRRGVQQVVAERTDSLAGGSLIGSRLILAYAAGAQTVAELVELDGRRVGDVPLPGVGAAAGFSGRDGDPETFFSFSGFTNPPSIYRFDTATLRFDLFARPDLSFDPDQFGIEQVSYPSKDGTLIPMTVIRKKALAASGKPAPTILYGYGGFNISLTPGYSATRLAWLEQGGVYAVANLRGGGEYGRAWYDAGRAANKQNVFDDFIAAGEWLKAQGYTTKDGLAIEGRSNGGLLVGAVVNQRPDLFAAALPAVGVMDMLRFDRFTAGRYWIKDYGSPDREEDFRLLHSYSPYHNIRVGRDYPAILVKTADTDDRVVPAHSFKYAAALQAADLGPRPRLLRVDTRAGHGSGKPVDKLIDEYADSYAFAAYYTGLSIRDEP from the coding sequence ATGCGCGCTTTTCAGCTGTTATTGGCGGCGCTGATCCTGCTGGCGGCGACGCCCGCCGCCCTGGCCGGACCCGATGCGGGCGGCATTCGCCATGACGCCCCCGCCGCGCTGCGCTATCCCGACGCCAGGCGGCTCGACCTGATCGACGAGCGTTTCGGCATCAAGGTGGCCGACCCCTATCGCTGGCTGGAAAATGACATTCGCACGGACTCGAATGTGCGCGATTGGGTGGACAGGCAGAACGCCCTCACCCGCCGCACCATCGATCGCCTGCCCGGGCGCACCATCCTGCGCAAACGGATGGAAGCGCTGCTTGGCCAGGGCCGCTTCACGCTGCCGCGCAAAGCCGGGAACCGCTATTTCTACGGCTATAACAGCGGGCTTGAACGGCACACCCCGCTCTATGTCCGGGAGGGGTTGAGCGGGACGCAGCGGCTGCTGCTGGACCCCAACAGCTGGGCCGAGGATGGCGGCGTGGCGCTGGCCGAATGGGCGCCCTCCCCCGACGGCCGACGGCTGCTCTATGCGGTTCAGGTGGCGGGCAGCGACTGGCGCACGCTGAAGATACTGGACGTCGATAGCGGCCGGGTGCTGGACGACCGGGTCGATTGGGTGAAATTCTCCCAGCTGGCGTGGGACGGGCGAGGCGAGGGATTTTTCTACGCGCGTTTTCCAGACCCGCAGGATGGGGAAGCCTTCCGCTCCGCGACGCTGGGGCAGCAGATATTCTATCACCGGCTGGGCCAGCATCAGGCGCAGGATCAGTTGGTCCATGCGACGCCCAAGCGCCCCAGGCTGGGCCATATGGCGCAGGTGACGAGCGATGGCCGCTGGCTGCTGGTCAGTTCCTTTGAGGGCGCCGACCCGCGCCGCGAGCTGCGCGTGGCGGAGTTGACAGGCGGGCGGCTGAAGCTGCGCATGCTGGTGCGCGGGATCAGCAATGACTGGCGACTGATCGGCAGCCGGGGGTCGATGCTTTATTTCATCACCGACCTTGGCGCGCCCAACCTGCGCGTGGTGGCGATCGATGCGCGCAACCGGCGGCGGGGCGTGCAGCAGGTGGTGGCGGAACGCACGGACAGCCTGGCGGGCGGATCGCTCATCGGCAGCCGCCTGATCCTCGCCTATGCCGCCGGTGCGCAGACGGTCGCGGAGCTGGTCGAACTGGACGGACGGCGGGTGGGCGACGTGCCGCTGCCGGGCGTCGGCGCTGCGGCGGGCTTTTCGGGGCGGGACGGCGATCCGGAAACTTTCTTCAGCTTTTCCGGCTTCACCAATCCGCCCAGCATCTACCGCTTCGACACGGCGACGCTGCGTTTCGACCTGTTCGCCCGGCCCGACCTGTCATTTGACCCGGATCAGTTCGGGATCGAGCAGGTCAGCTATCCGTCGAAGGACGGCACGCTGATCCCGATGACGGTCATCCGCAAGAAGGCGCTGGCGGCCAGCGGAAAGCCCGCGCCCACGATCCTCTATGGCTATGGCGGGTTCAACATATCCCTGACGCCGGGCTATTCGGCCACGCGGCTCGCATGGCTGGAACAGGGCGGGGTCTATGCCGTCGCCAACCTGCGCGGCGGCGGCGAATATGGCCGCGCCTGGTATGATGCCGGGCGGGCGGCGAACAAGCAGAATGTGTTCGACGACTTCATCGCGGCGGGCGAATGGCTGAAAGCGCAGGGCTATACCACGAAGGACGGGCTGGCGATCGAGGGGCGATCCAACGGAGGACTGCTGGTGGGCGCGGTCGTCAACCAGCGGCCCGACCTGTTCGCCGCAGCACTGCCGGCCGTGGGCGTGATGGACATGCTGCGTTTCGACCGCTTCACCGCCGGGCGCTACTGGATCAAGGATTATGGTTCGCCGGACAGGGAAGAAGATTTCCGGCTGCTCCATTCCTATTCGCCCTATCATAATATCCGGGTGGGACGGGATTACCCCGCAATCCTGGTGAAGACCGCCGACACCGACGACCGCGTGGTGCCCGCGCACAGCTTCAAATATGCCGCAGCGTTGCAGGCGGCGGACCTAGGCCCCAGGCCGCGCCTGCTGCGCGTCGATACCCGCGCGGGGCATGGGTCGGGAAAGCCTGTCGACAAGCTGATCGACGAATATGCCGACAGCTATGCCTTTGCCGCTTATTATACGGGGCTGAGCATCCGCGACGAACCGTGA
- a CDS encoding TCR/Tet family MFS transporter, with product MRPPSSPHRTGAIAFILVTALLDVMSMGIIIPVLPQLIEQLSGSTSAAGLWNGLFVALWAAMQFLCSPVIGSLSDRFGRRPVILVSVAGLALDFMLMALAPNLWWLALGRILAGVTSSSFTSTFAYMADITPPDKRARGYGLIGAAFSGGFVAGPLLGGVLGEISLRAPFWAAAALSALAFVYGLFVLPESLPVERRMAFSWRRANPFGALKLLRSHPELSSLAIVNFLLYFAHHLFSAVFVLYAGDRYGWGAWQVGTLLALVGVMDMGVQGLLVGPVVKRLGDRTTMVTGLAFGAVGIMAMGLAPTGWLFVAAMLPNALWGLAMPTIQSLMTQRVSESEQGQLQGANNSVGSIAGILSPIFFGGIYSLSVGAKPMLPFIGSAFLIAAAVLGAAALLGWAAGRQGQAEALS from the coding sequence ATGCGTCCCCCGTCCTCCCCCCATCGCACAGGCGCAATCGCGTTCATCCTGGTGACGGCGCTGCTCGACGTCATGTCGATGGGGATCATCATCCCGGTGCTGCCGCAACTGATAGAGCAGCTGTCGGGGTCCACCAGCGCCGCTGGCCTGTGGAACGGTCTGTTCGTGGCGCTGTGGGCGGCCATGCAATTTCTCTGCTCGCCAGTGATCGGGTCCCTTTCCGACCGTTTCGGACGGCGGCCGGTGATCCTGGTGTCGGTGGCGGGACTGGCGCTGGATTTCATGCTGATGGCTTTGGCCCCCAACCTCTGGTGGCTGGCGCTGGGGCGGATATTGGCGGGCGTCACATCGTCCAGCTTTACATCGACCTTTGCCTATATGGCCGACATCACGCCGCCGGACAAAAGGGCGCGTGGCTATGGGCTGATCGGTGCGGCGTTCAGCGGCGGCTTTGTCGCGGGACCTCTGCTCGGCGGGGTGCTGGGCGAAATTTCGTTGCGGGCGCCCTTCTGGGCGGCGGCGGCGCTTTCCGCCCTCGCTTTCGTCTACGGCCTGTTCGTGCTGCCTGAATCGCTGCCGGTGGAACGGCGCATGGCCTTTTCCTGGCGGCGGGCCAACCCCTTTGGCGCGTTGAAGCTGCTGCGGTCGCACCCCGAATTGTCGAGCCTGGCCATCGTCAATTTTCTGCTTTATTTCGCGCACCACCTCTTTTCGGCGGTGTTCGTCCTCTATGCGGGCGACCGCTATGGCTGGGGCGCGTGGCAGGTAGGGACGCTGCTGGCGCTGGTGGGCGTGATGGACATGGGCGTGCAGGGGCTGCTCGTGGGGCCTGTGGTCAAGCGGCTGGGCGATCGCACGACGATGGTGACCGGCCTGGCGTTCGGCGCGGTCGGCATCATGGCGATGGGACTGGCGCCCACCGGCTGGCTGTTCGTCGCGGCGATGCTGCCCAACGCGCTATGGGGTCTGGCGATGCCCACCATCCAGTCGCTGATGACGCAGCGGGTGTCGGAATCGGAACAGGGGCAGTTGCAGGGCGCCAACAACAGCGTCGGATCGATCGCGGGGATATTGTCGCCCATCTTCTTCGGCGGCATCTATTCGCTGTCGGTGGGCGCGAAACCGATGCTGCCCTTCATCGGCAGCGCCTTCCTGATCGCAGCGGCCGTTCTGGGCGCCGCGGCTCTGCTGGGATGGGCGGCGGGACGGCAGGGGCAGGCTGAAGCGCTGTCCTAG
- the guaA gene encoding glutamine-hydrolyzing GMP synthase, which yields MTLPLQDSILIVDFGSQVTQLIARRVREAGVYSEIAPFNSAAEAFKRLQPKGIILSGGPSSVMWEDSPRAPQAFFDAGIPILGICYGQQTMMQQMGGNVEGGESGEFGRAFIEVKKRCALFDGLWAEGERHQVWMSHGDKVTKLAPGFEVVAVSEGAPFAMTANEEKRFYATQFHPEVVHTPDGGKLIANFARHVCGLKGDWTMAEFRATKIAEIREQVGDGKVICGLSGGVDSAVAAVLIHEAIGDQLTCVFVDHGLMRSGEAEQVVSLFRGSYNIPLVHVNAETLFMKGLEGVTDPEAKRKFIGKTFIDVFEDEAKKIGGAAFLAQGTLYPDVIESVSFTGGPSVTIKSHHNVGGLPERMNMKLVEPLRELFKDEVRELGRELGLPDVFVGRHPFPGPGLAIRIPGEVNKERCDILRKADLIYLEEIRNAGLYDAIWQAFAVLLPVRTVGVMGDHRTYDNVCALRAVTSTDGMTADIYPFDASFLSRVATRIINEVKGINRVCYDFTSKPPGTIEWE from the coding sequence ATGACGCTGCCCCTTCAGGATTCCATCCTTATCGTGGACTTCGGCAGCCAAGTGACGCAGCTGATCGCGCGGCGCGTACGCGAGGCGGGCGTCTATTCCGAAATCGCGCCCTTCAACAGCGCCGCCGAAGCGTTCAAGCGGCTCCAGCCAAAGGGCATCATCCTGTCGGGCGGCCCATCGTCCGTCATGTGGGAGGACAGCCCACGCGCGCCGCAGGCCTTCTTTGACGCGGGCATCCCGATCCTGGGCATCTGCTATGGCCAGCAGACGATGATGCAGCAAATGGGCGGCAATGTCGAAGGCGGCGAAAGCGGCGAGTTCGGCCGCGCCTTCATCGAGGTGAAGAAGCGGTGCGCCCTGTTCGACGGCCTGTGGGCCGAAGGCGAGCGGCATCAGGTGTGGATGAGCCACGGCGACAAGGTGACGAAGCTCGCCCCCGGTTTCGAAGTGGTCGCGGTGAGCGAGGGCGCGCCCTTCGCCATGACCGCGAATGAAGAAAAGCGTTTCTACGCCACGCAATTCCACCCCGAGGTGGTGCATACGCCGGACGGCGGCAAGCTGATCGCCAATTTCGCGCGGCATGTCTGCGGCCTGAAGGGCGACTGGACCATGGCCGAGTTCCGCGCGACCAAGATCGCGGAAATCCGTGAGCAGGTGGGCGACGGCAAGGTGATCTGCGGCCTGTCGGGCGGGGTCGATAGCGCGGTCGCCGCCGTACTGATCCACGAGGCGATCGGCGACCAGCTGACCTGCGTGTTCGTCGATCATGGCCTGATGCGCAGCGGCGAGGCGGAGCAGGTGGTGAGCCTGTTCCGGGGCAGCTACAATATTCCGCTGGTGCATGTGAACGCCGAAACGCTGTTCATGAAGGGGCTGGAGGGCGTCACCGACCCCGAAGCCAAGCGCAAGTTCATCGGCAAGACCTTCATCGACGTGTTCGAGGATGAGGCGAAGAAGATCGGTGGCGCGGCGTTCCTGGCGCAGGGCACGCTGTATCCCGATGTGATCGAGAGCGTCAGCTTCACCGGCGGGCCTTCGGTGACGATCAAGAGCCATCATAATGTGGGCGGCCTGCCCGAGCGCATGAACATGAAGCTGGTCGAGCCGCTGCGCGAACTGTTCAAGGACGAAGTGCGCGAACTGGGCCGCGAACTGGGCCTGCCGGACGTGTTCGTGGGCCGCCACCCCTTCCCCGGTCCCGGCCTTGCCATCCGCATTCCGGGCGAAGTGAACAAGGAACGCTGCGACATACTGCGCAAGGCGGACCTGATCTATCTGGAGGAAATCCGCAACGCAGGGCTATACGACGCGATCTGGCAAGCCTTCGCCGTCCTGCTGCCGGTGCGCACCGTAGGCGTGATGGGCGACCACCGCACCTATGACAATGTGTGCGCCTTGCGGGCCGTCACATCGACCGACGGGATGACGGCGGACATATACCCCTTCGACGCATCCTTCCTCAGCCGGGTGGCCACGCGGATCATCAATGAGGTCAAGGGCATCAACCGGGTCTGCTACGACTTCACGTCCAAGCCCCCCGGCACGATCGAGTGGGAATGA